The window ATCTCTCATCCAAGAGCTTCTTGGACTTTAAGTTTCATGAAGGAAACATCTTCATGAAACTTAAAGTCCAGTTGTTTTCTGTGCCTTTAGTTCCCTGATTGCTTTAGTTGGTGAAAGGTTTATTAATCTCCATTTTGCATTCCCATTCTCGTTTATCTTCTATCTCTTTGTCAAATTCATGTCTCAGTCCTGGTCTCAGTGCTGGTtatttcctgtcttattttgatagtctctcGTCGTGTGCTTTCGCTTTGATTCTACTCCCACACACTTATTATCTGTTATTAGTTTGAGCTGTCCTCTTACCTGTTGCTTGTACCCTTGTTATCCTTTGTGAGCATATGTTGTCTCAGTCCTCTCTGAGCTGTGTCCTGGGTGCCTGCTTATCTTTGTGCTTTTGTTGGAGTGtagcaataaagctgttttttcagttttatgccTTTTGTTCCCAGTCCTGCACTTTGGGTTCAATTACTGAGGCCACACAGCAaatcttgatttttttaaaaagtcatttaCATGATAATCATAACGTTGATGATTCATTAAAACTGGGATGTTtaacgtttgtttgtttgttttcacagtGTAGGTTATTTGAATTGTGATCTCACTTTAAACCCACTGCATAGCTGTCAGTATAAAGCTGCCTAGTACGTCACTAAGAAAGGGTATTTACATTTCATTAATTCGACCTTGGTATCCACTTGATAAAACCCCCATCCAGCTGGAGGCGCCAGCTTGCGCGCTCACAGATGTTTGGCCTTCCTGAGTCGCCGTACCACTGCATGTACCTCGCTGCCCCAGCCGTGCGCGCGCTGGCGCGATTAGTATCATGGAAAGGAACAAACtgtgaagcatcgctgaatgtGACGTTATCCATGCATCAGCCAGCTCCGTCGGCTCTCTCGGGTCTGTGCCGAGTCACCGACTGTCTTTACCTGAGTAATGCCCGAGCGGCCGGTGATCCCCGCCAGGTGTCTGGCTGCGGGATAACCTGCATCATCAACGTCACTGAGAAAAAGGGCAGCGTCTCGCCCCCTCCAGGGGTGGAGTACTTCCACATCCCGGTCTCTGATACCCCGGTCTCTCGACTCAGCGATCACTTTGACGAGGTGGCGGATAAAATCCAGGTTACAGCGGAGAGCAGCGGCCGCACGCTGGTGCACTGCAACGCCGGGGTGAGCCGCTCCGCAGCCCTGTGCATGGCTTACCTAATGAAGCACCGCGGCGTGAGCCTCCTAGAGGCCCACGGCTGGGTCAGGACCTGTCGCCCTGTCGTGAGACCCAATAACGGGTTCTGGAAACAGCTCATCCAGTATGAGGGCGGGCTTCGTGGTTGCAACTCTGTCCGCATGGTGTCCTCATCCATGGGAGAGATACCTGACATTTATGAAGAGGAGGCCAGGAATATGATGCCACTGTGAGGGAAGCACGCTTCTTTGTGTGTGGTGGGAAAGTGGGACATAATTTCACAATGATCTGCAGTGTGCTGGCCTTAACTGTAAAATCCTGTGCAGCCTTGAAAGGAAGCATAAACAGTGAATGCGTTCCCTCCAGGCCCTCATAATAATGGGCAGTTGTGCAGAGTAACAGTGAGCTACTGTATAATTTATGCCTGCCGTGGTTTTCCCATGGTGCATTTGGCCACCTCTTGCTTGATTATGTGAGATTTTTGGTGAGCTCAGGAACTGCTTGCAGATATAAACCCTCCATCATTCTGCAAAATGCTCAAACATCCAGTGAGAGTGAGATTTACCACAACACGTTTGTCATGAATGGGAGCTCTAAAGATAGGCTTGTAGTAGGCTTCTACTCAATGTGACTAAATGCTGCTCCACTGTCTGTTAATGATAAATGTTGTGGTATGTTGTTTTACCACAACATTTATCTGAAAAATTACAGGATGTCATATTAAAGGATTCAAAGCTtataaaatacaacagaataAATGAGTGATTGCTATTCTCATTGAGTTATTCCACATAAAATTAACCAAATCCCTCAATAAGGCAAATAGTATCATCTGAACTATTAAGTTCAGATGATACTGATCGAAGAAAAATGGCAGCCATGAAATTCTCTTGAGTCATAAGGAATCATTGCTGGAAGATGATCCTAGTATCAAaatcgtggctcaaagagttggcagtttgtcttgtaaccggaaggttgccggttcgagtccCAGCTCAGActgtctcggtcgttgtgtccttgggcaagacacttcacctactgcctactggtgttggccagaggggccgatggcgcgatatggcagcctcgcttgtcagtctgccccagggcagctgtggctacaactgtagcttgcctccaccagtgagtgaatgaatagtggtattgtaaagcgctttgagggccccgaaaagcgctatataaatgcattattattattaaaatgtaaagtttACACATTGTACTTTTGGGGGGGAGAGATGAGTCATCAGAAAAACATCCAGGTTATCGGTTCTTGTTTCTGTTATTCTGCGTCACTGATTTGAAAATAGTTTGTTTGTGGTCTTGGATCTGAGCTTAAATACGTTTTTCAACTCTGAAAGTTTAATGTGGCCATCTCATGTATGTAAAGGGGAGGGATCAAAAGTGCTGGGAGACTCATGTCAGATATCAGATTATGTACTTTGAGACCCTGTAACTCAGAATGttcataataacaataataataataatctagaAAGTTTATGCATGAAAAACAAAGTCAGCTGACTCTGAGGGCTCAGGTGGAAGCTCTGATTCAACACTCactttgcttttaaaaatattcagaAACTCCAATAAACTCTTTGTATACTTTTTATGTGGATCAATTGTACATTTAGATAAAAGTTAAAGTCCTGCATTCACA is drawn from Maylandia zebra isolate NMK-2024a linkage group LG12, Mzebra_GT3a, whole genome shotgun sequence and contains these coding sequences:
- the LOC101481120 gene encoding dual specificity protein phosphatase 18, which produces MFGLPESPYHCMYLAAPAVRALARLVSWKGTNCEASLNVTLSMHQPAPSALSGLCRVTDCLYLSNARAAGDPRQVSGCGITCIINVTEKKGSVSPPPGVEYFHIPVSDTPVSRLSDHFDEVADKIQVTAESSGRTLVHCNAGVSRSAALCMAYLMKHRGVSLLEAHGWVRTCRPVVRPNNGFWKQLIQYEGGLRGCNSVRMVSSSMGEIPDIYEEEARNMMPL